Proteins encoded in a region of the Mercenaria mercenaria strain notata chromosome 1, MADL_Memer_1, whole genome shotgun sequence genome:
- the LOC123523006 gene encoding uncharacterized protein LOC123523006, protein MKIESVTGTTCLHPGHQNGGERSERSFCWPEKAMIDSIGGSGKVNNMLSTLNIAPINKRNLQDMERRAGRFVESVAQQSIDTAAQETFQKEMSEISQEESKVAAASMECLIEDLGIAALPDTSPATKSILQSSLVTASMPSNVTDSVDTPSPSPRRHRRKCRPFGHGRSTTIRKNLLSKYKAKSRYGMSCSADTAWQKRGFDSLTSHTFFMSSSKMGKKIVKSVISHRQCTTCNWWRRHRPGQPLRQHRCVRNHSGSARSMESESGEKAILDLAKAGTPVEILEGDGDNTLLARLKSKHGISLKKKYDKNHVIKNLGKSLYGLQNEKGIKISKISISHIQKCVSYALSKNSGDLHGLQENLRAIIPHNFGDHQLCQPRFCGYLRNKDVSYVHRSLPYKSSLTGETLRKRLEDIMTPFIAKASQLIELGSSQQCEHANREVSLKAPKNIYYGGTEALDFRVQATAAFINEGRNYIVELLRFAVDSYIVWLSSTVTSKQKC, encoded by the exons atgaaaatagaatCAGTGACGGGAACCACATGTTTACATCCGGGGCATCAAAATGGCGGCGAGAGATCCGAAAGGTCGTTTTGCTGGCCAGAAAAAG CCATGATAGATAGCATTGGTGGTTCCGGGAAGGTTAACAACATGCTCTCCACTCTAAACATAGCCCCGATTAATAAGAGGAATCTGCAAGATATGGAACGACGTGCAGGAAGATTTGTAGAGTCTGTTGCCCAACAATCTATTGACACAGCAGCCCAAGAAACCTTTCAGAAAGAAATGAG TGAAATTTCCCAAGAGGAGTCCAAAGTTGCTGCAGCCAGCATGGAGTGTTTAATAGAAGATCTGGGTATTGCAGCATTACCAGATACATCACCAGCAACTAA GTCCATCTTACAAAGCTCATTAGTAACAGCAAGTATGCCAAGTAATGTGACAGATAGTGTTGACACCCCATCTCCCTCACCACGGAGACACAGAAGAAAGTGTAGACCGTTTGGCCATGGTAGGAGTACGACCATCCGAAAAAATCTTCTGTCCAAGTACAAGGCCAAGAGTCGATATGGTATGTCTTGCTCTGCTGATACTGCTTGGCAGAAACGTGGATTTGACAGTCTAACGT CTCATACATTCTTTATGAGTTCTTCAAAGATGGGGAAGAAGATTGTAAAGAGCGTCATCAGCCACCGGCAGTGCACAACCTGCAACTGGTGGAGACGTCACCGACCCGGCCAGCCACTACGGCAACATCGCTGTGTACGGAACCACTCGGGTAGTGCCCGTTCTATGGAGAGTGAAAGTGGAGAGAAAGCTATACTGGATCTAGCTAAAGCAGGTACCCCGGTGGAAATCCTTGAAGGTGATGGTGACAACACTTTATTGGCCAGACTGAAAAGCAAGCATGGAATCagtctgaaaaagaaatatgacaAAAACCATGTGATCAAAAACTTAGGCAAAAGCTTGTATGGTTTACAAAATGAGAAGGGAATCAAAATAAGCAAGATATCAATAAGTCATATCCAAAAGTGTGTCTCATATGCCCTTTCAAAGAATAGCGGGGACTTACATGGATTACAAGAGAATCTGAGAGCAATTATTCCTCATAACTTCGGTGATCATCAGTTATGTCAGCCAAGGTTTTGTGGTTATCTAAGGAATAAAGATGTATCCTATGTTCACCGTTCACTACCCTACAAATCTAGTTTGACTGGTGAGACATTGAGAAAACGGCTAGAGGACATTATGACACCTTTCATTGCCAAAGCGAGCCAGCTCATTGAATTGGGATCCAGTCAGCAGTGTGAGCACGCCAACCGTGAGGTATCGCTCAAAGCTCCAAAGAACATCTACTATGGCGGGACTGAGGCTTTAGACTTCAGAGTACAGGCCACAGCAGCTTTTATCAATGAAGGCAGGAACTATATAGTAGAG TTACTACGTTTTGCAGTTGATAGTTACATTGTTTGGTTGTCTTCTACAGTTACAA GTAAACAAAAGTGCTGA